The following are from one region of the Pirellulaceae bacterium genome:
- the feoB gene encoding ferrous iron transport protein B, translated as MWTSALSAQEHGRLTIALMGNPNTGKSTFFSGLCGVPARIGNYPGVTVEKKLGSYRDSEGLVTVVDLPGTYSLTARTPDEKVSVDVLLGRVAEVPNIDVIVHVADATNLERNLYLFTQLRQLGVPLLLVLNMWDRAQTGVQLDVRQLSQRLGVPIVQTSANRGQGLDEVRRTLRELSRTPPSAAPDLFPVEFQHECRQLQQWLEARGHWLPDFAVQRLILDTEGAHAEQLGRLPELSELNQQLMAVRGRLLSTGQRVPAVEIKSRYKWIRAQLADIYQPALRAEHSTSDRIDRWLTHRWSGFAFFGCLMFIIFQFITRGASWLSSWIDDWLVSSCASLMESSMSPGILRSLLTDGVVAGVGSVLVFLPIILLLFFFIGLLEDCGYMARAAFVMDKLMTRLGLTGKSFLPLMSSFACAVPGIMATRVIESWRDRMVTILIAPLMSCSARLPVYALMITAFVPDKTWLGGWIGLQGLVLMAMSMTGLMVAIPVAWLLKRFWFRGQPSAFVMELPSYKLPSLWVVVQRVWEQALAFMTRAGTLIFCTAILVWAAGYFPGDHRQLDQLNARIESANSDTDSNQLELWQSQRRQLAADLIEHSWLGRFGKTIEPLVKPLGWDWKIGVGVIASFPAREVIIATLGTIYSLGGDVNEEDSGLHAALHASRWPDGRPVFNLAVALSVMVFFALCAQCAATLMVIRRETNSWFWPVFTFAYMTTLAYLGALITYQLSSRWLS; from the coding sequence ATGTGGACTAGTGCGTTGTCAGCTCAGGAACACGGCCGCTTAACGATCGCCCTGATGGGCAATCCCAACACGGGCAAGAGCACATTCTTCAGTGGGCTATGCGGTGTACCAGCCCGGATAGGCAATTACCCAGGCGTGACTGTCGAGAAGAAGCTCGGTAGCTATCGGGACAGCGAAGGCTTGGTGACGGTAGTTGACCTACCCGGTACCTACAGCCTGACCGCACGCACGCCAGACGAGAAAGTCTCGGTAGATGTGCTACTGGGTCGCGTAGCTGAGGTGCCCAATATCGACGTCATTGTGCATGTTGCCGACGCAACCAACTTGGAACGCAATCTGTATCTGTTTACTCAATTGCGGCAGTTGGGCGTGCCGCTACTGCTGGTCCTGAACATGTGGGATCGAGCTCAAACGGGCGTGCAGTTAGATGTCCGACAACTCAGCCAACGACTGGGCGTGCCCATCGTCCAGACCTCGGCCAACCGGGGCCAAGGTCTGGACGAAGTTCGACGGACGCTACGAGAACTATCAAGAACACCACCTAGCGCAGCTCCCGACCTATTCCCTGTCGAGTTTCAGCATGAATGCCGCCAGCTTCAACAGTGGCTCGAGGCACGAGGCCATTGGCTACCCGATTTTGCAGTCCAACGGCTGATTTTAGATACAGAGGGCGCTCACGCAGAGCAGCTCGGTCGGTTGCCCGAATTGTCCGAACTAAACCAGCAACTGATGGCAGTGCGGGGGCGGCTGTTGTCCACTGGCCAGCGCGTACCAGCCGTAGAAATCAAATCTCGTTACAAATGGATTCGCGCTCAGTTGGCAGACATCTATCAACCTGCCCTGCGAGCCGAACATTCCACTTCAGATCGCATCGACCGTTGGTTGACACATCGTTGGTCAGGGTTTGCGTTCTTCGGTTGCTTGATGTTTATCATCTTCCAATTCATCACGCGCGGAGCCAGCTGGCTGTCGAGCTGGATCGATGACTGGCTTGTGTCAAGCTGTGCGTCATTGATGGAGTCATCAATGTCGCCGGGCATACTGCGGAGCTTACTAACCGATGGGGTAGTGGCCGGTGTGGGTTCCGTGTTGGTCTTCTTGCCCATTATTCTGCTGCTGTTCTTTTTTATCGGACTTTTGGAAGATTGTGGCTACATGGCCCGCGCGGCCTTCGTGATGGACAAGCTGATGACTCGCTTGGGCCTGACCGGCAAATCGTTCTTGCCGCTAATGAGTTCATTTGCCTGCGCCGTTCCAGGCATCATGGCAACTCGCGTAATCGAAAGTTGGCGCGATCGAATGGTCACGATCTTGATTGCTCCGTTAATGAGTTGTTCGGCGCGGCTCCCCGTCTATGCGCTGATGATTACCGCCTTTGTACCGGACAAGACGTGGCTGGGCGGTTGGATCGGATTGCAGGGGCTGGTGTTGATGGCCATGAGCATGACTGGCTTAATGGTTGCCATTCCGGTTGCCTGGCTGCTGAAGCGTTTCTGGTTTCGCGGGCAGCCCAGCGCTTTTGTCATGGAGCTGCCCAGCTACAAATTGCCGTCGCTGTGGGTTGTGGTCCAGCGAGTATGGGAGCAGGCTTTGGCGTTTATGACCCGCGCCGGCACGCTGATCTTTTGTACGGCCATTTTAGTGTGGGCCGCCGGCTATTTTCCAGGCGATCATCGACAACTCGACCAGCTTAATGCGCGTATCGAATCGGCAAACTCAGACACAGATTCGAATCAATTGGAACTGTGGCAATCCCAGCGCCGTCAGTTGGCCGCTGACCTGATCGAGCACAGTTGGCTGGGACGCTTCGGCAAGACCATTGAACCATTGGTCAAACCGCTGGGGTGGGACTGGAAGATTGGCGTTGGCGTCATTGCTTCGTTCCCGGCACGCGAGGTGATTATCGCCACGCTAGGTACCATTTATTCGCTGGGTGGCGACGTGAACGAAGAGGACAGTGGTCTGCACGCTGCGCTGCATGCTTCACGCTGGCCGGACGGACGCCCGGTGTTCAACTTGGCGGTTGCCTTGTCTGTCATGGTCTTTTTCGCCTTGTGCGCACAGTGTGCTGCAACGCTGATGGTCATTCGCCGCGAAACCAATTCTTGGTTCTGGCCCGTGTTTACCTTCGCCTATATGACGACGCTGGCCTACTTGGGGGCGCTGATAACCTACCAACTAAGCAGCCGTTGGTTATCGTGA
- a CDS encoding sodium:solute symporter family protein — protein sequence MVLLDYLVLLTYFLVMILIGLYSSRRIQGQADFFMGGRSFGKLLQTFAAFGAGTGSSDPVNTARTVFTGGMSGMWSVMYWLLVTPFYWITAIWHRRMRHLTLGDWFVERYQSRALGAGYCVFGILFYMVYGSMLFSAIGKVASPLLGVTTFSLAGQSYPIELILVPTIGLVVLLYGVMGGLHAAYYTDLVQGMCIILLSVILIPYGLHALVVKFGDPANEGLMAGFTYIHQQLPAEHFHMVGSTSSSEFPLHRIIAVVIINLIGIVVQPHFIATGGGSAKTEQTARVGLVSGNFLKRFCTVGWVLTALIALALYADHPELMLDPDKTWGIASRELLGPGLRGLMLACLLAALMSSVDAYMVVGSGLVVRNFYAPYINPTASEAQYLKVARITGTIVVAGAVIVSLFYMNVFQQLQLTWVFNILFAAPFWIGLYWRRATLTAAWVTVAYSALLFFVIPTLGPWAVPALRTDPRWTAMNPIVETVTVHAASPSDVLRRSATIAAWQSAADAIAAQGQSPEEQFEALEKLGARPSELTVGDPVSVTQRTGGQGIYWPDGLEPIDAQGQPAPHIRPEPLGQPQLVSDSVTQTWLSYPPGTRFRGKGSLRLDFLLYEWLGVELASKSTAVLNTLELPPKIITPFLVMILVSWMTRRPPESVLNRYYTKMKTPVDPDPEVDRHNLEVAYANPASLEHRKLFPGTNLEFQKPTATDLWGVAVSFGVCALIIGLAMLVARIGA from the coding sequence ATGGTCCTTCTAGACTACCTAGTTCTATTGACCTATTTTCTGGTCATGATTTTAATCGGTCTCTACAGTTCGCGGCGTATACAGGGGCAAGCCGATTTCTTTATGGGAGGGCGGTCGTTCGGCAAACTGCTGCAAACATTTGCCGCCTTCGGTGCAGGTACCGGCTCCAGCGATCCAGTCAACACGGCTCGCACCGTTTTCACCGGCGGGATGAGCGGTATGTGGAGCGTGATGTACTGGCTGCTGGTAACTCCTTTTTATTGGATCACCGCCATTTGGCATCGCCGCATGCGGCATTTAACGTTGGGAGACTGGTTTGTTGAACGCTACCAATCGCGAGCCTTAGGTGCTGGCTACTGCGTATTCGGAATTCTGTTCTACATGGTGTATGGCTCCATGCTGTTTTCTGCTATCGGCAAGGTAGCCTCACCTCTGCTGGGTGTGACTACGTTTTCGCTGGCCGGACAGTCCTACCCCATCGAGCTGATCTTGGTGCCAACGATCGGCTTGGTTGTGCTACTTTACGGTGTGATGGGCGGTTTACACGCCGCTTACTACACCGACTTGGTGCAAGGTATGTGCATTATCTTACTGTCTGTGATTTTGATTCCTTACGGACTGCATGCCCTGGTAGTGAAGTTTGGGGATCCAGCCAATGAAGGGTTGATGGCCGGTTTCACGTATATTCACCAACAGCTTCCAGCAGAACATTTTCACATGGTTGGTTCAACCAGCAGTAGCGAATTCCCGCTACATCGCATTATCGCTGTCGTGATCATCAATCTGATCGGCATCGTCGTTCAGCCGCATTTTATCGCCACGGGTGGCGGATCGGCCAAGACCGAGCAGACCGCCCGCGTTGGATTGGTGTCGGGAAATTTTCTCAAGCGATTCTGCACCGTGGGCTGGGTGCTGACTGCGCTGATCGCGCTGGCGCTGTACGCAGATCATCCCGAGCTGATGCTTGATCCCGACAAGACGTGGGGGATTGCCTCTCGCGAACTGTTAGGGCCCGGCTTGCGCGGTTTGATGTTGGCCTGTTTGCTGGCGGCACTAATGAGTAGCGTGGATGCATACATGGTCGTGGGCTCAGGGCTGGTCGTTCGCAATTTCTACGCTCCCTACATCAATCCAACGGCCAGTGAGGCTCAGTATCTCAAAGTGGCACGCATTACCGGCACGATCGTTGTCGCAGGGGCGGTCATCGTGTCGCTGTTCTACATGAATGTATTTCAGCAGCTTCAGCTGACCTGGGTATTCAACATTCTGTTCGCCGCTCCATTTTGGATTGGCCTGTATTGGCGTCGAGCCACATTGACAGCCGCCTGGGTGACGGTGGCCTATAGCGCACTGCTGTTTTTTGTCATTCCGACTCTTGGTCCCTGGGCAGTGCCGGCGCTGCGAACAGACCCGCGCTGGACCGCTATGAATCCAATTGTGGAAACCGTTACAGTCCATGCCGCTTCACCTTCCGACGTGTTACGCCGCTCGGCGACCATCGCCGCTTGGCAGTCCGCAGCCGACGCAATTGCAGCTCAAGGGCAATCTCCTGAAGAGCAGTTCGAGGCGCTGGAGAAGCTTGGAGCGCGCCCCAGTGAACTGACCGTGGGCGATCCCGTGTCTGTCACGCAACGCACTGGAGGTCAAGGCATTTATTGGCCAGATGGCCTTGAGCCAATTGATGCACAGGGACAGCCCGCCCCACACATTCGACCAGAACCGCTTGGTCAACCACAGTTGGTCAGCGATTCTGTTACGCAAACATGGCTCAGTTATCCACCGGGCACTCGTTTTCGCGGTAAGGGCTCACTGCGCCTGGATTTCTTGTTGTACGAATGGTTAGGCGTCGAATTAGCCAGTAAGTCCACAGCAGTTTTGAATACACTGGAACTGCCGCCCAAGATCATTACGCCATTTCTGGTGATGATCTTGGTCAGTTGGATGACGCGGCGTCCGCCGGAGAGCGTACTGAACCGCTACTACACCAAGATGAAGACGCCAGTCGATCCCGACCCCGAAGTCGATCGCCACAACTTGGAAGTTGCCTACGCTAACCCCGCCAGTCTGGAGCACCGCAAGCTGTTTCCAGGGACAAACTTGGAATTCCAAAAACCAACAGCGACCGACCTATGGGGAGTAGCGGTCAGCTTTGGCGTCTGCGCCTTGATCATCGGATTGGCGATGTTAGTTGCCCGAATTGGTGCTTAA
- a CDS encoding trypsin-like peptidase domain-containing protein: protein MSIRNWQQFEFWQGFRHTWLVVLASTVTLGAQHAASLIAQQPTSPTLELQSIPNTTDLPTDETAEPSTEASSLMAGDGRATRKAVLPASATSDRADHEGMTYVALSQQLTRIVDGKEPTTLAELRALELQQSKVAEAVKQVTVNIQQGTAQGSGVIISAEGYILTAAHVAGGPGRSAIVIMHDGRRLKAETLGMNRDKDAGLVQIVDLQGLTLPHATLGRSSHLKVGQWCIGSGHPGGWQPERGAVIRVGRILRRQDSHTLFTDCALIGGDSGGPLFTLDGKLVGIHSRIGTDISENMHVPIDVFSRDWKELVQKKAWGVLPGFDPPYIGVVGNSQNQDRAEIARVEPESPADLAGVLPGDVILSVDEHSVLTFQDLENTIRAYAPGDFAVLKVRRGNATLQLPVTIGARRSSSKR, encoded by the coding sequence ATGTCTATTCGCAATTGGCAACAGTTTGAGTTTTGGCAAGGGTTTCGTCACACTTGGCTAGTCGTGCTGGCCAGTACTGTGACCCTTGGCGCGCAACACGCCGCGAGCTTGATTGCCCAGCAACCCACGTCGCCAACGCTTGAGCTGCAGTCGATACCAAACACTACCGACCTGCCAACAGATGAGACTGCCGAGCCATCGACAGAGGCTTCGTCTTTAATGGCCGGTGATGGTCGAGCGACTAGAAAAGCGGTGTTGCCGGCCAGTGCCACGAGTGATCGCGCGGATCATGAAGGAATGACTTACGTCGCGCTGAGTCAACAGCTCACGCGAATTGTTGATGGCAAAGAACCGACGACGCTGGCTGAGTTACGGGCACTAGAGCTTCAACAGTCCAAGGTGGCTGAAGCTGTCAAACAAGTAACAGTCAATATACAGCAGGGCACCGCGCAGGGCAGTGGCGTGATCATCAGCGCCGAGGGTTACATCTTGACCGCCGCTCACGTGGCCGGTGGGCCAGGACGCTCTGCGATTGTGATCATGCACGATGGACGACGGCTGAAAGCTGAGACATTAGGCATGAATCGTGATAAGGATGCAGGGCTTGTGCAAATCGTCGACCTGCAAGGACTAACGTTGCCCCATGCAACGTTGGGACGAAGCTCGCATTTGAAAGTTGGCCAGTGGTGCATTGGATCTGGACATCCTGGCGGTTGGCAACCTGAGCGTGGGGCGGTCATTCGCGTCGGTCGCATCCTCAGGCGACAAGACTCGCATACGCTGTTCACCGACTGCGCTTTGATTGGCGGTGACAGCGGGGGCCCCCTGTTCACACTGGATGGAAAGCTGGTTGGTATTCATTCGCGGATCGGCACCGATATTTCCGAGAATATGCATGTCCCCATCGATGTCTTTAGTCGCGATTGGAAAGAGTTGGTGCAGAAAAAGGCCTGGGGTGTGTTGCCGGGATTTGATCCGCCTTACATTGGCGTGGTTGGCAATTCTCAAAACCAGGATCGTGCCGAAATCGCCCGGGTGGAGCCAGAAAGTCCGGCTGACTTGGCGGGTGTTCTGCCAGGTGATGTGATTCTGAGTGTCGATGAACATTCGGTCCTTACTTTCCAAGATTTGGAAAACACGATTCGGGCTTATGCACCTGGCGATTTCGCCGTCTTGAAGGTGCGACGTGGCAACGCAACCCTGCAGTTACCCGTTACAATCGGGGCTCGTCGGTCCAGCAGCAAACGCTAG
- a CDS encoding HlyD family efflux transporter periplasmic adaptor subunit, translating into MFKRGVHAVVGLIVPLLLVATGVGFFLAVKAPEPAKIPKLGSDEASLLSVMPAAQVETVRALTDSLDIAASGVVVPYREILLAAEVSGRVVDKDISVRPGNHVHQGQVLLKIDPRDYEYEIERLTQRLNQEQVALRENEQELQNTQRLLELAQAQYELAEADFKRTAELKQNFASLAELGAAKQQMLSSMNQRVTLTNQADSLRTRRQRLELAGRMAETELLQARLNLQRTEISSPVDGIVVREQIERDSYVQRGTNLLTIEDISKAEVSCSLRMDQLYWILDQNIVSHDRQLNSTLATLQKPPPVEAEIVFRLGGRHSAVYQWKGKLDRFDGSGLDPQNRMVPLRIVVDRPSEYLLNGTAPGESSMSLVRGMFVDVILKAKPATQLMLIPKLGVKPATDAHRVWKFEPDKRAFEVVQGRHSSQSTDDGGQPSDPSKQLRPTLVSDRAGDDTNPTAPKRPDPERWQAGFLKVLEGVEVVGAYIPPDQPDKEYLVCDVGRADIHSGDFVVVTPIPGVETVEVPIRVTKESLTPPPTTTAAQ; encoded by the coding sequence ATGTTCAAGCGAGGCGTTCACGCCGTTGTGGGGCTTATTGTCCCTCTGCTATTGGTTGCTACTGGCGTTGGGTTTTTTCTTGCGGTGAAGGCCCCTGAGCCAGCCAAGATTCCCAAATTGGGTTCGGACGAAGCATCGCTGCTGTCCGTCATGCCCGCCGCACAGGTGGAGACTGTGCGCGCATTGACTGATTCGCTGGATATCGCTGCATCGGGCGTGGTCGTTCCCTACCGAGAAATATTGCTGGCTGCTGAAGTGAGCGGTCGCGTTGTCGACAAGGACATCTCGGTGCGCCCCGGTAATCACGTTCATCAAGGTCAGGTGCTGCTGAAGATCGACCCTCGCGATTATGAGTACGAGATCGAACGTTTGACTCAGCGTTTGAACCAGGAACAAGTTGCCTTGCGCGAAAATGAACAGGAGCTACAGAATACGCAGCGGTTGCTGGAATTGGCCCAAGCCCAATACGAACTGGCTGAAGCCGATTTCAAACGCACGGCCGAGTTGAAGCAAAACTTTGCCAGTCTAGCTGAGCTGGGCGCCGCGAAACAACAGATGCTCTCTTCCATGAATCAAAGGGTCACGTTGACCAATCAAGCCGACAGTCTGCGGACTCGCCGCCAGCGCCTTGAATTGGCCGGTCGAATGGCCGAGACGGAATTGCTGCAAGCCAGACTGAATTTGCAGCGTACCGAAATCAGTTCGCCTGTCGACGGTATCGTTGTTCGCGAACAGATCGAGCGCGATTCGTACGTCCAGCGGGGAACGAACTTGCTGACCATAGAAGACATTTCCAAAGCTGAAGTGTCGTGTAGCTTGCGGATGGATCAGTTGTATTGGATTCTGGACCAGAACATAGTCAGCCACGATCGGCAACTCAACTCGACTTTGGCCACGTTGCAAAAACCACCGCCGGTCGAAGCCGAAATTGTGTTCCGACTGGGCGGCCGGCATTCGGCAGTCTACCAATGGAAGGGCAAGCTCGATCGCTTCGACGGATCTGGCCTGGACCCTCAGAACCGCATGGTTCCGCTACGTATCGTCGTAGACCGACCCAGTGAATATTTGCTCAACGGAACTGCGCCTGGCGAATCTTCGATGTCGTTGGTGCGAGGCATGTTCGTCGATGTGATCCTGAAGGCCAAGCCGGCCACACAATTGATGTTGATTCCTAAACTCGGAGTCAAGCCGGCCACCGATGCACACCGCGTTTGGAAGTTTGAGCCCGACAAGAGAGCTTTTGAGGTCGTCCAGGGGCGCCATTCCAGCCAGTCGACCGATGACGGCGGCCAGCCGTCGGATCCATCCAAGCAATTGCGTCCAACCTTGGTCAGCGATCGAGCTGGCGACGATACCAACCCCACGGCACCCAAGCGGCCTGATCCAGAACGATGGCAGGCTGGATTCTTGAAAGTTCTGGAGGGTGTTGAAGTAGTTGGGGCTTACATACCTCCGGATCAACCTGACAAGGAATACTTGGTGTGTGATGTAGGCCGGGCTGACATTCATTCTGGCGACTTCGTGGTGGTTACACCAATACCTGGGGTAGAAACCGTGGAAGTGCCAATTCGAGTCACCAAGGAGAGTCTGACTCCACCTCCAACGACCACTGCCGCTCAGTAA
- a CDS encoding FAD:protein FMN transferase: MSERTVQDWFSLLGVGARVVQDTLRVSDLRDKLLRIDSTRIDGEFNRNQHLSGTLDPTVSQSILDFGKRPLLQAVSRPMMGCQFEILLNQHQYATGVDAALTTLQLIEHIENSLSVYRPHSYVSKVNRFGSLRPVWVDQETLQLVHLAIDVHRWTGGAFDVTAGSLSEAWGFSRRQGSLPSPEQIQSALAKVGTQHLQVDDDSSTIALSQPGMCINTGGIGKGYALDRAAELLLESGVNDFMIHGGLSSIVAYGRRSGPLSNGWKVALKHPWRWEETLETFTLHNQALGTSGSGKQYFHFGGRRYSHLIDPRSGWPADQMMSATVICPSAAVADSLATGLFILGPQAARDFCQQHPTIRAILVYTAPKSGSQKIEHCNWSDQ, from the coding sequence ATGTCTGAGCGCACTGTGCAGGATTGGTTTAGTCTCTTAGGGGTTGGGGCCAGGGTTGTCCAAGACACACTGCGAGTTTCTGATTTACGCGACAAGCTACTGCGAATTGATAGCACGAGAATTGATGGCGAGTTCAATCGCAACCAGCATTTGTCAGGCACCCTCGATCCCACTGTCTCCCAATCGATTTTAGATTTTGGCAAGCGACCACTGTTGCAAGCTGTGAGTCGCCCGATGATGGGTTGCCAGTTCGAGATACTGCTCAATCAGCACCAGTATGCGACTGGAGTAGACGCCGCACTAACGACACTGCAACTGATCGAACATATTGAGAATTCGCTGAGCGTCTATCGACCGCACAGTTACGTCAGCAAGGTTAACCGTTTCGGAAGTCTGCGACCCGTCTGGGTGGACCAGGAGACGTTACAGTTAGTACATCTGGCCATCGACGTCCATCGCTGGACGGGCGGTGCCTTTGACGTAACGGCCGGAAGTCTGTCGGAAGCCTGGGGGTTTTCTCGCCGTCAAGGCTCCCTGCCATCCCCAGAGCAGATTCAATCCGCATTGGCCAAGGTTGGCACTCAGCATTTGCAAGTTGACGATGACTCCAGCACGATTGCACTTTCGCAACCCGGAATGTGCATCAATACCGGAGGCATCGGCAAAGGCTACGCCTTGGATCGTGCGGCCGAACTATTGTTGGAGTCCGGCGTGAATGACTTTATGATTCACGGTGGCCTGAGTTCCATTGTAGCCTATGGTCGTCGCAGCGGTCCGCTGAGTAACGGCTGGAAGGTGGCATTGAAGCATCCTTGGCGATGGGAAGAAACGCTTGAGACATTTACGCTACACAATCAAGCGTTAGGAACGAGTGGGTCGGGCAAGCAGTACTTTCACTTCGGCGGACGGCGTTACAGTCATCTGATTGACCCGCGCAGTGGTTGGCCGGCCGATCAAATGATGAGCGCGACCGTGATCTGCCCCAGCGCGGCAGTGGCCGACTCACTGGCCACTGGACTGTTCATTCTCGGACCCCAGGCCGCGCGCGATTTTTGCCAGCAGCATCCTACGATCCGCGCGATCTTGGTTTATACCGCCCCAAAGTCAGGCAGCCAGAAAATCGAGCACTGCAATTGGTCGGACCAATAA
- the mutY gene encoding A/G-specific adenine glycosylase: MDDHYSKAECQKFRRQLTSWYAANHRQLPWRKSRDAYRIWISESMLQQTQVATVLAYFERFVQRFPDVHSLAVADQQEVLQLWAGLGYYRRARNLHLAAQQIVQQFAGQFPDQVSQLQTLAGIGRYTAGAIASLAFDRRAPIVEANTQRLFSRLMALREPVDSVTSQSRLWRFAQSLLPPGGGSGRVNQALMELGSQICTPAQPACHRCPVHEFCAARRQGLEHQLPTKSSKPKPQPLTHVGLLIWNGRKRFLMYCHQPGQWWEGLWDLPWIELESEISQSMGKRQSAMIQQRIWERYKLDVQVEHSITSVRHSVTQYRITYHCLAAALQESSITKGCGLRWTSPLTLPAATARFQRLCKQGLLEPNRRISVCGAVRSNGRHVRT, encoded by the coding sequence ATGGATGACCATTATTCAAAGGCAGAATGTCAGAAGTTTCGCCGACAATTGACGAGTTGGTACGCCGCCAACCATCGTCAACTACCGTGGCGAAAATCGCGGGATGCCTATCGCATTTGGATCAGCGAGTCGATGCTCCAGCAGACTCAGGTTGCCACCGTGCTGGCTTACTTTGAGCGCTTTGTCCAGCGTTTTCCGGATGTGCATTCACTAGCAGTGGCCGATCAGCAAGAGGTTCTCCAGCTGTGGGCCGGACTGGGCTATTACCGCCGTGCGCGAAATCTGCACTTGGCCGCTCAACAGATTGTCCAGCAATTCGCTGGCCAGTTTCCCGATCAAGTCAGCCAGTTGCAAACGTTGGCGGGTATTGGTCGCTATACGGCTGGGGCCATTGCCTCGTTGGCGTTTGACCGGCGAGCGCCTATCGTCGAGGCCAACACTCAGCGTCTGTTCAGTCGTTTGATGGCGCTGCGCGAACCGGTCGACTCGGTGACGTCGCAGTCACGACTGTGGCGATTTGCCCAGTCGCTGTTGCCACCCGGTGGTGGCTCGGGCCGCGTCAATCAAGCGCTGATGGAATTAGGTAGTCAAATTTGCACTCCCGCTCAGCCTGCATGTCATCGTTGTCCCGTTCATGAGTTCTGCGCCGCCCGCCGCCAGGGACTGGAGCACCAGTTACCAACCAAGTCGAGCAAGCCAAAGCCCCAACCGCTCACTCACGTGGGGCTATTGATTTGGAACGGTCGCAAGCGGTTTTTGATGTACTGTCATCAGCCTGGGCAGTGGTGGGAGGGATTGTGGGATTTGCCGTGGATCGAGTTGGAAAGTGAAATAAGCCAATCCATGGGAAAACGTCAGTCGGCTATGATTCAACAGCGTATTTGGGAACGATACAAGCTTGATGTTCAAGTAGAACACTCAATCACCAGTGTGCGTCATTCCGTTACTCAGTATCGAATCACCTATCACTGTCTGGCAGCGGCGCTTCAGGAATCGTCAATAACCAAAGGCTGCGGGTTACGATGGACCAGTCCGCTGACTTTGCCGGCTGCTACTGCCCGATTCCAGCGGCTATGCAAACAAGGGCTGTTGGAGCCTAACCGCCGCATTTCTGTCTGTGGCGCAGTGCGTAGTAATGGTCGCCACGTGCGCACCTAG
- a CDS encoding PDZ domain-containing protein, producing MTELPVVHRSDSCGVQPCCKPVRVCPVLATGALTLAGWIVMAACSPFWGIHAFGQQSLDSGSAASTAALAPADADEIALLIDQQIQRLGDRNYRSRQMARALLESHPQLTLQQIQGCILHVESVIGIQLVELLSGLALHTDLSISSAATDTLNTLANQATSVGRTAINSLSAIADLQEEKAVEMLSYQGAYIGPQNFSINGTINQADTPLSLHIDEDFKGSDSDLHWIRYLKSIQVAYLNGSKISPVAIASISQLKSLRAIKLRGVTLTHEQLLEFRYLTRLEHLGLSYVKVDDSFLPVLMQLPISQSIRLYGTQVSLRGEQQLRAHFNGVEIFRGAGGFLGISSTQTSAVVEQVTPGSAAALAGIQPGDMILEVGGTKIKTFSELRKQLGNYEAGQSVELRVLRPPQGRFRVPGLQPQPDNVGSIELTLSALLQEESL from the coding sequence GTGACTGAATTGCCGGTCGTCCATCGCAGCGACTCATGCGGCGTGCAGCCTTGCTGCAAACCGGTCAGGGTCTGCCCGGTGTTGGCGACCGGGGCGCTCACCTTGGCCGGGTGGATTGTCATGGCAGCTTGTAGTCCATTTTGGGGGATACATGCGTTCGGACAGCAGTCGTTGGATTCAGGCAGCGCAGCGTCGACCGCCGCGCTGGCTCCAGCGGATGCGGATGAAATAGCCCTACTGATCGATCAGCAGATTCAACGCTTGGGCGACCGCAATTACCGCTCGCGACAAATGGCCCGTGCCCTGCTCGAGTCACATCCGCAGCTGACATTGCAGCAGATTCAGGGGTGCATATTGCACGTCGAATCCGTTATTGGAATTCAGTTGGTGGAACTACTGAGTGGACTGGCCCTGCATACTGACCTTTCGATTAGCTCAGCGGCCACGGATACATTGAACACTTTGGCCAATCAAGCCACCAGTGTCGGTCGAACCGCCATCAATAGTCTGAGCGCAATTGCTGACTTGCAAGAAGAGAAGGCGGTTGAGATGTTGAGCTATCAAGGCGCCTACATCGGTCCGCAGAACTTTAGTATCAACGGAACCATCAATCAAGCCGATACGCCGCTATCGCTGCACATCGACGAAGACTTCAAGGGCAGCGACAGCGATTTGCATTGGATTCGATACCTCAAGTCGATTCAGGTAGCCTACCTTAACGGCTCTAAGATCAGTCCCGTGGCGATCGCCAGCATCAGTCAACTGAAATCATTGAGAGCCATTAAATTGCGTGGCGTTACCTTGACGCACGAGCAATTGTTGGAGTTTCGGTATTTGACGCGCTTGGAGCATCTGGGATTGTCGTACGTCAAAGTGGACGACAGTTTTCTGCCCGTTCTGATGCAGCTGCCCATCAGCCAGTCGATTCGTCTGTATGGTACTCAGGTCAGCCTGCGCGGCGAACAACAGTTGCGTGCGCACTTTAATGGCGTTGAAATATTTCGAGGCGCAGGTGGTTTCTTAGGAATCTCATCCACGCAGACTTCAGCGGTAGTCGAGCAAGTGACGCCAGGCTCGGCCGCAGCGCTAGCCGGCATTCAGCCGGGCGACATGATCTTGGAAGTCGGCGGCACCAAGATCAAGACCTTCAGCGAACTCCGAAAGCAGCTAGGTAACTATGAAGCAGGTCAAAGTGTTGAGCTACGTGTGCTGCGTCCTCCCCAGGGTCGTTTTCGAGTGCCAGGATTGCAGCCCCAGCCCGATAATGTGGGGTCGATCGAGTTGACCCTTAGTGCTCTGCTGCAAGAAGAAAGTTTATAG